The Wansuia hejianensis genomic interval CAGCCTGTCATGAAATGTATAGGCGTAATAGGGCGCATCCTCGTGAAAGGTCACAAACTCGAACTCATCGCATTTCGCGCTGAGCGCCGCTTCACTTTCCTCCAGAGACCTTTTAATCAGATTCTCGGTCCGTTCAATCACCTTCTTTTGTTCTTCAAGCTTCGCAAGCCTGCTTTTCAGCATCTCCACACATCTGCCGGGATTGCGCTCCTTCAGATATTCCTTGATTTCCTCCAGTGGAATCTGCATCACCCGCATCGCATAAATAGCTTCAAAAATGTAAATCTGAGACAACTCGTAATAAAAGTATCCGTTCTCGCCGATCAACGCTGGCTGCAGCACTCCCACCCTGGCGTAATACTGCAGGGTAGATTTTTTTGTTCCGCACATTTCAGCAAATTCGCCGATTTTATAATATCTTTTTTCATGTTTCATTCTTCCTCCGCCATCCTGCTCATCGCTTCGAGCTCTTTCCTTAGTTTTCCGACATCGGCCGGATCGTCTATCAGATACAATTCTTCTCTTTCCCAGTTGTAATAATTGTGGCGCTCAATTTCCAGCTTTTGCCCGGTCTCATCCTCCGCCCATTCCTCAAACAGCCTTCCAAATTGTTCAAAATCCTCATAGACTCTTTCATGCACGCGGGTCTGGGAATTTTCCCCGCCGCTGTAATAGCGGTATCTTTTGGGCATCGGATGTCCCAGCCTGGCCTCCTCCTCATCTGTGATATGCTCCAGTTCCAGTTCCTTCATCCACATTTCAAAAGGGATGTTTTGTATCTGTCTGTATACGATTCTCATATTCATCACTCCTCACTGTCAGCCAGTGTAATTCTCCTGCTTCTCCGGCATTTTGTAATTTGGGTTTACGGTATATTTGGGCTGGTAATCCTGTACGGCGGCCATCTGCAGCCAGGGAATCACAGGCCTTGACGGATCATCGATATAGAGTATCTCCTGCTTCTGCCAGCGATACACGAGCTCCCATTCCCTGGCGATTCTCTGGCATTCTTCATCCCTGAGCCATTTTTCATGCAGGCTCGTGAATTCAGCGATGGAATCATATTCCCGCTCATGCACCCGTACGGTGGACTTCAGGCTGCCTGTAAAAGGCGTTAGCCTCACGGGGAGCGGTATGCCAAGCCGTAACGCTGCCAAATCACTTCTGTGTTCAAGCTCCTTTTGCAGTTCCCGGTTTTCAGGCGGAACCTCTTGAATCTGACGAAACAAAACTCCGATTTTCATATACGTTTCATCCTGCCTTTCACATATTTAGCCGCACTTGCTGCAGCCAAGTGTATTGTGTTTTCTGTTTTTAATTTAAATCGTTGTGTTACTTAACGGTCAATTATACATTTTATACAAATTTTATTTCATAATATTTCCTGGATTTTGTCCGTTTTGACAAGACTTTATTAATAATGAGACAGTTTTTATTTTTTGTAATTTTTATATTACATGAGGAGTTTTTTCTCCCTTGCACTCGTTATTTTGTCTGTGTTACTTTCATAAAAACATCACTTATTTAGTAATGTTAACCAACAAGCTAAAGGAGGCACAACAATGAAAAAAATCTATACTTGTTTTACCTGCGGATTTCCGTTTGCTGTCGATGAAAAAGATGTTCCCGCGGAATGTCCCGCCTGCGGTTCTCCAAAATCACAGTACCTGGAAGAGCCCTGGAACGGCAGTATTGAAGCCCGCAGAATTCATGTGGACTTCCCTGTCCCCGATCCTGACTGGGATCCTATGGATATCCGCTTCCATCATCCCAAGCACTTTAAACCACAAAGCATGCAGGGCAGAATCCGCCGCTTTGTCCTTCCCTATGACGACGCTGAAAAGACACGTAAATTCTATGCCGAAGCGATGGACTGGGATATCATCAATGTGGAAAACACCGATCCCGCCAATCCGCTCATGTACTGCGCGACAGGCCCCGGAAATGCCAACTGGGAACCCAGCGTTCCTTCTTTCGGATACGGTTTTCTGAAGTCAAAGGCCAGCGGGCACGCAGTACAGCAAGCCAGCTTTGTTGTTGAAATTGACAATATGGAGGAGACTCTTGAAAATGTTGTCAAATATGGCGGAGAAGTGCTTTCAGAGAAATATGAAGCGGCCGGAAATACATATGTTATGATCAAAGACAGCGAAGGTAATATCCTCTATCTCTGGGAAACTCCCGCAGATATGGACTGGTCGCTTCCTGAGGCTCTTTACCTTTCCAAACGTCCTGAAAAAATCGAGCCCTATGTTTCCACAGCCCTTGCCGACCCGAACAGGTATCCTGGAAGAGCGCCAAAAAAATACCCAAAAAA includes:
- a CDS encoding MerR family transcriptional regulator is translated as MKHEKRYYKIGEFAEMCGTKKSTLQYYARVGVLQPALIGENGYFYYELSQIYIFEAIYAMRVMQIPLEEIKEYLKERNPGRCVEMLKSRLAKLEEQKKVIERTENLIKRSLEESEAALSAKCDEFEFVTFHEDAPYYAYTFHDRLAANYRALKNARKWITHCRDNGYNESLRVSEFVMPKHVRDGSFEKTYGAFKMFDENSSDRDTDGNIFIRPKGIYVTAIRHSSGTDIPSVYRALVQYAVENGYEPCGIAFEEDLMNQMIDQNRDNYLVQCYVQVRKV
- a CDS encoding VOC family protein produces the protein MKKIYTCFTCGFPFAVDEKDVPAECPACGSPKSQYLEEPWNGSIEARRIHVDFPVPDPDWDPMDIRFHHPKHFKPQSMQGRIRRFVLPYDDAEKTRKFYAEAMDWDIINVENTDPANPLMYCATGPGNANWEPSVPSFGYGFLKSKASGHAVQQASFVVEIDNMEETLENVVKYGGEVLSEKYEAAGNTYVMIKDSEGNILYLWETPADMDWSLPEALYLSKRPEKIEPYVSTALADPNRYPGRAPKKYPKKDLHGRLRFITYSYLDYERWHKFVVNVFGWDMFELPEAAGGQPKGSASPTLLIATGPSYETYEGATPGHMNAMCHKADGELEPIVCMLEIDMWKPLEDTLKMMESKGAVLVDGIPEETEGWTSSAYVNDPSGNRLYLWKCPTSRTWEEPEAAYDQE